In a single window of the Neodiprion virginianus isolate iyNeoVirg1 chromosome 1, iyNeoVirg1.1, whole genome shotgun sequence genome:
- the LOC124296801 gene encoding carbohydrate sulfotransferase 11 isoform X2, with protein MEEERLVETEYRLADRRNFLTEKCAEEGLDKPGNDSLHKPNAWEFLVNRQHHLIWCNIFKAASTSWMYNFNLLAGYSAQFLKASKTVPLTLARQRYPRPTAKELATYLNDSVSFLIVRHPFERLLSGYRDKLEQSLPNTYHSKLGVHILSHYRRKTASGGRQGPRYPLFEEFVRWLLCEWKAGNELDMHWTPIANFCTPCQVRFDVIAKFETLHDDQNYLIKHAHLDHVIKPEWKNPTRGTQTKNAVKSYFTQLTKSQIRDLYQMFRYDFILFDYSPDGYFELGREDDATTLSPKN; from the exons ATGGAGGAGGAAAGGTTGGTGGAAACGGAGTATCGACTAGCCGACAGGCGTAATTTCCTGACGGAAAAGTGCGCGGAGGAGGGTTTGGACAAACCTGGAAACGACTCGCTCCACAAGCCGAACGCCTGGGAGTTCCTCGTTAACAGGCAGCATCACCTCATCTGGTGCAACATCTTCAAGGCGGCCTCAACCTCGTGGATGTACAACTTCAATCTACTTGCAGG GTACAGCGCGCAGTTTTTGAAGGCGTCGAAGACAGTTCCGCTGACATTGGCACGTCAAAGGTACCCGAGACCAACGGCAAAAGAACTCGCGACGTATTTGAACGACAGTGTCAGTTTCCTGATAGTGCGTCATCCGTTCGAGAGACTTTTGAGCGGTTACAGAGATAAGCTCGAACAGAGTCTGCCCAACACTTATCACAGCAAACTTGGAGTGCACATTTTGTCGCATTACAGACGGAAG acGGCAAGCGGCGGTCGCCAAGGACCAAGATATCCGCTCTTCGAAGAATTTGTCAGATGGCTTTTGTGCGAATGGAAAGCCGGCAACGAGTTGGACATGCACTGGACACCGATTGCCAATTTTTGCACACCGTGTCAAGTGCGGTTCGACGTAATAGCGAAGTTCGAAACACTCCAC GACGATCAGAATTATCTGATAAAACACGCTCACTTAGATCACGTCATAAAACCGGAGTGGAAAAACCCGACTCGCGGTACGCAGACGAAAAACGCTGTCAAAAGTTACTTCACGCAGCTTACCAAATCTCAAATCCGAGATCTCTATCAAATGTTTAG ATACGATTTCATCCTGTTCGATTATTCGCCGGACGGTTACTTCGAACTTGGCAGAGAAGACGACGCGACGACTTTGTCGCCAAAGAATTAG